The genomic DNA ATATTATCAAGTAAATTCTCACACATTGTATTAATCCCCCCAAAACTAAACTAAATTATTTAATACAACTGATAAATTTACTCAATTTTGTAAAATACATAATAATTCTTCTTCTCACCTGCAATCTTGGTAGGTCTATTATTTTCCTCTATCCAAGTTCTCACCTTATCTATTACACTCTTTGTATATTTATTTACAGTACCAGTCCAAGAACCATTAATTTCCCAAACACCTTTAACTTCACCATCTTCTAAATCAATCTTTTTAATAATCTCACAAACTGCCATCTGAGCTGGTTTATTACTCTTAGAATATATTTTCAGTTTAGATGCTATTTGTTTTGTATCAAAATAATGTTCTTCTTCGTTTATCTCTATTGGTAAATCAATTCCTGCTTTCTTATATAATGTTTTAGCTGTTAATAGTTTTGATTTATTGTCAAAGCCTGCATCATCTAGCAATTCTTTTAACATAGATGTACTGTTATAAACCAACTGTAATTTTTCAATCTCACTTGCTTTTTCTCTCAACTTTTCGGTATTGCATTATTATTTATGTATGCACCAGTTTGTCTTATGCTTGGTAAAACTTCATCACTTATCCAGCCTTGGAATCTCTCAGCTTCTTCTTTTCTTGATTTAAAGATTAATTTATACACTCCACTTTCAGTAAGAAAATTTTCTCCAGCATTATTAAGTTTTCGGATGTCAGTATTACTGATATCCGAATTTCTTAACTTTACAACTTGCTTTTCATTCATAAGTCTTATATTCTCATTAACATTTTTTATGTCTAAACAGTTTACTACATCTTTTGAGTTGAATAAAATTCTTCCTTCAAATTCAAATACTTCAATCTCTTTTCCTTCAAACATCATTAATTCATTTTTCATAATATTACACTCCTTAATAATTGATTTTTTTAAGGAATGACATATACTATAATTGATATACGATAGTATACGTCATAGGGGTTACTCAAACTTTGGTCGGTGGGAGTGACCCTTATTTTTTATTCCTTTTGTTCCAGTTCCTCGTCGATTTTTTCTTCTAGCCATTCTTTCTTGGTTAGATTCTTTTCCTCTAACACTTCATCAAATTTATCTAACTTTTCTTTGTCTAAAAGTACACTAAAACCTCTTTTATCTTTTCGACGATTTTTCATATACTCTGCCCTACTTTTAGTTGCTATTTTATTCACCTCTTTTCTGTAACTCGTTACATTAATAACAATATTGTAACGAGTTACAGTCAATAGGTTTTTACTAACTTTTTCTAATTATTTTACCCAACCGACCAATTTTGAGCAGAATAAAAGCACCTACATATTTGTAAGTGCTTTCTTTGTTTATTTAATTTTGAATCCACATAGTTAATCTAAAACACAATTATTAATTGTTTTATTATTGAAATCACAGCAATTTACATTCCATATAGTTAATCTAAAATGTACCCTGCTAAATTTAATTTATACCGTTGTAGCCGATTTACATTCCATATAGTTAATCTAAAACAAGCATATACACATGTCAGAAGATATTTATAAAAGGATTTTACATTCCATATAGTTAATCTAAAACAAGACTTAACACAGTAACTAAACTGTACATAATTGGTTTTACATTCCATATAGTTAATCTAAAACGATATAATAATGAAACCTTTTTTTAAACTTATTTTCTTTTTTACATTCCATATAGTTAATCTAAAACGACAGCGAACAAGAGGTTTGGGAGGATGAAAAAAGTTTTTACATTCCATATAGTTAATCTAAAACAAATTTTGTAGTAAATTTCTTCATAGCGTCAAAAATTTTTACATTCCATATAGTTAATCTAAAACCCCAAAATAAACTTAGCATTTCCAATACCTACATATATACAATACTCTTAAAATTGCAGTGAGGGGGCAATAGTGCAATTGATAACACTTATCACGCACCCTCAACATCTTAGATTTCAAGTATTAAGCCCTACTTTGTAACAAATATCGCACACTGCAAAACTTCTATATTTTTATTATATCATAAAATCTAAACTATAAAATTAAAATGGAATACTTTGTAAATTTAAAAGCACCTACATACCTGTAAGTGCTTACTATATTATCTATTCTAATAATTCTTTTTTCTTTTTATTATATTCTTCCTATGTAATTGCTCCTGAATCTAGCAACTCTTTTAGTTTCTTTATTCTATCTAGTGGGTCAACCACTCTGTTTTGAATGTAGTTATTATAACTGTTTTTTTCTTGTTCTATTTTCTCTTGTTCTCGCTTCTCTTCTTCTTCGGTTTTAAGTTCAAACTCATTGAATTCTAAATTTTCAACATTATCTACATTATTTTGTATGTTTCTAAAATAATCAATATAAACAGAATTATATATACCGCCGTCATCTTTTGAATGAAACTTAAAGTACGCCTTGCTTATTTTAATTTTTTTAAGATCATTAGCAATTTCTTTTACAAATTTTTTACATTCTTCAGAATTACTAAATTTTTCATTTTGTACAGTTAAATCAAAATACATACTATATCTTTTAAATTTTCCTACTTTTAATTCATATTTCTTCCCCTTATATTCTTGAGGTACTAAAGCCTCTAGCTTAACTTTTAAATCATTTTCTGATATTTCCATTCCATGTTTTTCAATATATCTTTCTTTGTCTACTTCTTCTTGTATTCTTCTTCTTTCCATTTCTTTTTCTCTTTCTACAGTTTCTCTTTGTGCCTTAACAGTCTCAACTTTATTATCTGCTATCAAGGATTTATCTTCCCAAGTTGCACAAAGATAAATTGAATAAGTGAAAAAAAGAACTGACACAAGACCCATAACTATTTTCTTTTCTATAAAAGAATATATAATCAACAAAAAAGCTATCATAACTAAAATATATTGCATAGAAGAAACAGCTATTATAAGTAATACTATTGTTATTATTGGTACTAATATCCACATTATAAAATTCCCCCACAAATTACTCATCTCACTCAATATTATAGCATAATTTGGCAAAACAAAAGCACCTACCATTTAAGTAAGTACTTTCTTATTTACAATTAAATTTATTCATCTAGTTAGATTCATCATCATTGTGTATAAAAAATTTCATATTTTTATTGACTATAAAAAATATTATATGCAATATTTTTTCTAATTTGTGGTATAATAAAAACAAGAAGAACTACAATCTATTTGCGGTAGAGTGAAGTTCTATAACTGAAAGTTATTTTTTACGATGATATTTAAAATTTATATCAATCTTTAAGTCACTCTTTGCGGTAGAGTGGCTTTTTACTTTTTTGATTAACTTGCTAATCAAATAAACTATGTAACTAGCTGTTACACTAGCTAACACATTAAATAAAAAATTATCCATGTATATTCACCTCCCTTCTTATCGTTGGGAGGATAATTTTTTAATACATGAACTCCACTCTATAAATTGTAGATTACATCTTCTTGCTACAATTATTATAACATATAATTCTTACATATTTTTCCTATATCTTACTTTTTATTTTATTTTCTATTTTTTCAATAAAAAGCACCTACATATTTGTAAGTGCTTTCTATGTTTATTTAGTTTTATTGATTACTTAATAGGTTAGTACAAATTCCATACCAACCTAAGAATATCTACATAAAATAATTAAATAATATAATCAATAAGTATTTTTTTTACTCTTTTAATCAAATTATTACCTGTTCCCCAATCAATCTGAAATAGTCCAATTGCACTACCAGTTGAGGTAATTTTAACAAGTGTTTTTCCTGTAGTATTTTCACAAATCACTACCAAACCTGCATCACTATTGCTTCTTGCATAATATTTTTCAAAGATTGTAACTATTATAGACTTATTATTTTCTAGGTTATAAATATCAACAGAAACTAAATCTGCTTCCAAATTTTTTTCTACCATTTTCTGTGCTTCTAGTGGTGTCATCTTTACACTAAATACATCTCTTGCCATATCATTCATCACATCCTAAATAAAAATATACTTTTTTAGTATTTTCTGACACTTTTATCAAACAGTATTCCTATTCCTCCTAGTAAAACCAGTATAGAACCAAAATTTCTATATTGTGAAATAGATTGTTCTAAATATATGTTGTATTGTTCGGTAGCTATTGACCCACCATTTTGTTTTATAATACAATCCATATTAAATTGACCTAGACCTATACAGCAAAATAACACTATTATTCCAATTACAAAAGCAAATATACATATTGTAAGTTTAATATCTTTATTTTCCACCCCTCATAATTTAGATTTATTTGTTGTTTTTTACTTGGTGATATATTATCTACATTATACTATACAACATATATATCCATCTATTTCCAAATTTGTAACATTTTCATATATTAGCAATGTAACTATTTTAACTTTAAATTCTACCTTCTTCTACCTCTCTTTTTCTCTCTTTCAGCTTCTTTCATTGTTTCTTCTTCATCTTCAATTTTAATAAGTATTGAGTCGGCTGCTAATGCTCTCTAATTAACTTCTAAATTCATATATTCACTAGGTTTCCACTTTAGCTTTTGAATACAATAATGAGTAATACTAGCCTGAACCTCCCATGACTAAAGTCACAGGTTTCCTGCTTCACAGAATTTTGCATACTAACATATGTCTTACTAATTCTCCACAGGCTATCCCCGTAGTTCCTACGGTTCTTACATACGTTATTTATTTTGAATTGTTATTAGTCTTAATCCTTCTTTTAATATATTTATACTTGCATTTATATCTCTATCGTGAGTTTCATTACAACTAGGATAAATCCATTCTCTTATATTTAAGTCCTTCACTTCCTCGTTTTTATACCCACATTTATTGCATATTTGTGAACTTGCAAAGAATTTACCCACCTTTACAATTTGTCTACCATGCCAATTAGCCTTGTATTCTAATTGACGAATAAACTCTGACCATGACACATCAGAAATTGAGCGAGATAGTTTACGATTCCTAATCATATTCTTTACTTGTAAATCTTCTATGCAAATAATATCGTTCTCTTTTATTAATTTAGTAGATAGTTTTTGTAGAAAATCA from Clostridioides difficile ATCC 9689 = DSM 1296 includes the following:
- a CDS encoding DUF6054 family protein → MARDVFSVKMTPLEAQKMVEKNLEADLVSVDIYNLENNKSIIVTIFEKYYARSNSDAGLVVICENTTGKTLVKITSTGSAIGLFQIDWGTGNNLIKRVKKILIDYII
- the srl gene encoding virulence factor Srl; protein product: MNKIATKSRAEYMKNRRKDKRGFSVLLDKEKLDKFDEVLEEKNLTKKEWLEEKIDEELEQKE
- a CDS encoding type I toxin-antitoxin system toxin, with the protein product MDNFLFNVLASVTASYIVYLISKLIKKVKSHSTAKSDLKIDINFKYHRKK
- a CDS encoding Bro-N domain-containing protein; protein product: MKNELMMFEGKEIEVFEFEGRILFNSKDVVNCLDIKNVNENIRLMNEKQVVKLRNSDISNTDIRKLNNAGENFLTESGVYKLIFKSRKEEAERFQGWISDEVLPSIRQTGAYINNNAIPKS